Proteins encoded in a region of the Haloarcula sp. CBA1129 genome:
- a CDS encoding geranylgeranyl reductase family protein — protein MTTHQDGNAGGESASARTVSVDVVVVGAGTSGCYAAATVADAGYDVVVVERKDETEAGHIACGDALKGASDFPDAIPKSQLEPAFTNTDVDHGRFEIPQEDTVLEIPVPGELAVIDRWEYGRCLIEGATDSGVEFHYDTVVQDVLQDDSGRVTGVKAMRKGDPVTYEGDMVIDGAGALSILQDKTDLEDATFDTNVQYSQFCSAYREIIEVDEPVEWDDALVFKPTERSAGYLWYFPRTDTEINAGLGFQMNEEPMELVDDLKRDLQGRSEFEGAEVQDKLGAALPTRRPYDSAVAPGFMAVGDAAGHVNPTTGGGIAGAAYAGTYAAEQAIEAIESGRTDDEAALWEYNERVMDHFGARYAALDVYNIFTTAYDVDDLMALLAALPGEKLAEALYGGSTSIGLGLKLKMAVKSIGHLGTIRDLYQTKKAADRLLDHYESYPSDRSGFEAWQRERDAIMDDIYDVTGAEPKY, from the coding sequence ATGACCACACACCAGGACGGCAACGCCGGCGGGGAGTCGGCGAGCGCACGGACCGTTTCCGTGGACGTTGTCGTCGTCGGGGCCGGGACATCCGGCTGTTACGCCGCCGCGACTGTCGCGGATGCGGGCTACGACGTCGTCGTCGTGGAGCGTAAAGACGAGACTGAGGCCGGCCACATCGCCTGCGGGGACGCGCTGAAGGGAGCCAGTGACTTCCCCGACGCGATTCCGAAGTCCCAGCTCGAACCGGCGTTTACGAACACGGATGTCGACCACGGCCGGTTCGAAATCCCACAGGAGGACACCGTCCTCGAAATCCCTGTCCCGGGCGAACTTGCCGTCATCGACCGCTGGGAGTACGGTCGCTGTCTCATCGAAGGCGCAACCGATAGCGGCGTGGAGTTCCATTACGACACCGTCGTTCAGGACGTGCTGCAGGATGATAGCGGCCGCGTCACCGGCGTGAAAGCCATGCGGAAGGGCGACCCCGTCACCTACGAGGGAGACATGGTTATCGACGGTGCCGGCGCGCTGTCTATCCTCCAAGACAAGACCGACCTCGAAGACGCGACCTTCGACACGAACGTCCAGTACTCGCAGTTTTGCTCTGCCTACCGGGAGATCATCGAAGTTGATGAACCGGTCGAGTGGGACGACGCACTCGTGTTCAAGCCGACCGAGCGTTCCGCCGGCTACCTCTGGTACTTCCCGCGCACGGACACGGAGATCAACGCCGGCTTGGGCTTCCAGATGAACGAGGAGCCGATGGAACTGGTCGACGACCTCAAGCGCGATCTTCAGGGCCGAAGCGAGTTCGAGGGCGCGGAGGTACAGGACAAACTCGGGGCTGCGTTGCCGACGCGTCGGCCGTACGACTCCGCCGTTGCACCCGGATTCATGGCTGTCGGTGACGCTGCTGGACACGTCAATCCGACGACTGGCGGCGGTATCGCCGGTGCGGCCTACGCCGGTACCTACGCCGCAGAACAGGCCATCGAGGCTATTGAATCCGGCCGTACGGACGACGAAGCCGCGCTCTGGGAGTACAACGAGCGCGTGATGGACCACTTCGGGGCCCGGTATGCGGCGCTTGACGTGTACAATATCTTCACCACCGCCTACGACGTTGACGATCTGATGGCGCTACTGGCCGCACTGCCCGGCGAAAAGCTCGCAGAGGCACTGTACGGCGGCTCGACCAGTATCGGGCTCGGACTCAAACTCAAGATGGCCGTCAAGAGCATCGGTCACTTGGGGACTATCCGGGACCTCTACCAGACGAAGAAGGCCGCCGACCGACTGCTGGACCATTACGAATCCTACCCCAGCGACCGCAGCGGCTTCGAGGCTTGGCAACGCGAGCGTGACGCAATCATGGACGATATCTACGACGTCACTGGCGCAGAGCCAAAGTACTAA